Part of the Cydia pomonella isolate Wapato2018A chromosome 20, ilCydPomo1, whole genome shotgun sequence genome is shown below.
ACATCAGTCTTGGCAGATCACTTGTAGGTATGAGTAATACGAGTCACGCCAGCTCGTCCTTGTTCAATTTTACTACCTTTATTTTAGAGGATAGAATTATTTGTATTATCTCAGTAATTGGCCTCGTGTAAAAACTGTAATATTCAGCGCTACTGTTACTTTGTAGCAAATATACGTTTTATAAAGTACCGTGACTTGTAAGCACACCATTGTTCGCCGCGATGATCTGGTGGGTGCTGATACCTTTGTTATGGTTCCTAACGTTCCGGTATCGTCGGAGGAGGATGTACCAACTCGCGGCTCGGGTTCCGAGCGTGAGAGAGCTACCTCTCATAGGGGCGGCCTATAAATTCATGGGAAACACAGAGGGTGAGTGCGTGTCACAGACTCACAGACAATGCTATCTCCGATGGAGGGTGTATTGAACTCGCGTTCACGGGTAAGGATTACCTGCCCTTAAAGGGCACCATCAGTTCACAAGAAGATAGAGAGGGTAAGTACATGTTGTAAATACTGCTACCTCCAATAAAGGGCTAATCCTTATAGACATATGTACATGTTTTGAGGTCTCATTGTCATCAAGTTAGTATTTGATGATGAAATTGaggaaaatttaaattattctgtGATGGTGGATGTTTTTGGTTAAAAGTTATCTATATCAAACAGTCCTTGACATGGTAAAAAATCTATTACTATACTCGCGAATTCAACTACGTATAAGAACTGTAAATGTTCCCCTTCCATGTAAGacatctaaatatatataaactttctCAAGGTTATATCGTGTTCTCTGTCCTCTCTCTCCACAAAAATATGATACTTTTGCTTTTTCTCAGATAAGTCAGAcctattagaatagaatagaatagaatttgttttattcataaacacacaaacagtaatagacagacataaaagagaacatagtgagagtaaagtgtcacgaaatggcctcatctcagcatgttgctggcgacttccagcgctgatcttccgatgagaccatcgagtgcgaaatagtcacggaaggtaacagaaaaaaggaaagaaacataaaataaacatgacgaacatactaaataaaattgcacggacgaaacgaacgtccagtctgtaccggtccggtcggatcgtATCGTGGTGCGGCATTATGCggcatattactaaaaaaaaaactttttccaGCGCATGGCAAAGGTTCTTAAAattcttttttacttttttgattTCAGATATCATGTCTTCACTAAAAGAACTAAGCTACTTCGCAATAGAAAATGGAGGTTTAATGAAGGCCTGGTTGGGCCCCATACTTTATTTTAGTGAGTATTGTTTTTTAGCTGACTTCAGAATGTCGTAGAAGGACCTCAATTCATTGAGAACTTATTTATTTGCCCCAAGTTTTGAAAAAcgctaaaattataaaaaaaatgaaactgttgttttgtttttgaaccAGTTTCCGTGGATCCAGTGGACCTGGAGATGGTGATGAGGACGTGTCTGGAGAAGGACGACCTGCACCGATTCACGAGGCCGGTCATCGGCTACGGGACTATATTTGCTCCAGGTACTCTAATAGAATACTTTTCCATCTCGAACATCATTTAATGCTgatgtgtaggtatatatgtgTTTTAGTTCAGATCGTTTAGTTTTGGTGAAATTGTCATGTGAAGTTTCGCCAAGAACATGCGCCTTCTTTGAGCCAGTGTTCCAAAATTAGCCGACCAGGCCCCTTTTTCACCAACCTGACAAGTGCGACATATATCAAGAAAAATTGCCATTGGCATATTCTTTCTGTTTCACCAAAATCTACAATTGTCACACGATGAATTTAATTTAGCCCGACTAGGAGCGCGATGCATCTGTCTCGCtctaattatatacaataagcgcataattattattattagagcgAGACACGTGTAGTATGAATGCATCCCGCTCTTATTGCTGTACTATGCGTTAATATGAATGAaactaaatattaaacatttacACGGAGcgtagcccgacatgctctagaccgatttattttattacatatttagtaactgtatttatttgttatttatttattgtttatatagtaataaatgtagtatatatatattaaatatttgtagtatatgtattttattttagtattttattattatttttgcaccacccgttaccttgattacgttcgccatttctctatctgaaggttgtctggaagagatcgctgtttagttagcccgcctgttgttacctacatatttatacctttacatactttgtaccatttttttttgtagtgtgcaataaagcattttattgttattattattgtatctccttggattgcacgggcctataaatcccggtcttctgataggcttgcgtggggatatagatccaacacgtagaggcctcttggagagctttaatgtcatgtagaattataattattattattaaagcggTTTCTTGTAATCAAACAAAATTCATTTCTTACAATTTCTTCTTACTCTCTGTGGGCAGGGTTAGATTACCGTGATGCCATCTAATTTGTTATCATGAGCCCGTGATACAGTAGATGTACTCTCACACAGTAGTGTACATCTATACACATgtatgagcgaaatgcacgcacgaatgataacaaaattacatcgTTTTGATAGCAAAACTTACAAGATCGAATTGGCTTCCGAGTCCCTTACCCTAGGCAATAAAGAGGTTGATCCCCGCACAAATTCCTGTCaaaaaactttacagtatgataaaatagatataggtaaaaaacttaagtaagtcacctgttgtatgtagttgtgacgtgttcgaatagacaatacatgtttaaaagatacacacaaacaaaacaaatgtctattcgaacacgtcacaactacatacaacaggtgacttacttaagttttttacctataataaataaaaaaattaattgtattcATGTCTTCAAATCTagcttaatttaaataattaaagtgtAAATTAACATAAGTGTAAATATAGTTACTTAAGTTTATCGTCTATATTTACAGTTGGAAATATGCTTagtgaaatattatttaatttttctaaatttgttttttctgaGGATTGGTATTTGTTAGTTTAGATTTTGTCGGTTATATTCAATTTTAAGCGTTGAGACAATTATTGATGTTCTCAACTCGTAGGGTTGCGACATTTTAGGATAGGAACGGAAATTTCcgaattattaatttttaaattggaATGGAATTTCGAATTTAGCTTCTCAAGTTTATAAAAGTAAACTTGGAAGTTGGaattattttggattttataaTGATTACCATAGATATTGGTATCAATTTGAAATATGTATCTACGTGTatccgtataaaaaaaaatcccaaagcgtatttttttttcatgaaatttatatatatatatttttagtttcaaTCTGGAGACAAAGGCGAAAGATACTGCAGCCAGCATTCAAACCAAAGATAGTGGAGAGCTTTGTCCCCGTGTTCGCGAGGCAGAGCATGAAGCTGGCTCGCAAGCTGGGCGAGGCCGGAGGCCGCGAGGTCAAGCTGCGCCCTTACATCGGCTCCTACACCCTGGACACCACTTGTGGCTAGTATCCATAGAATAGAGCATGAGACTGCAAGGTCATACTGTGGCCTTAATTCAGTTCCTATTCTCGTGGTGGTTTTTAACTTACGATTATAAATTGACGCTGTAATATGACGTTTTAGTTCTTCAGTGTTCACAGAAAAAACACACTTATAGTAtagaattaaaacaaaaaaagtggTTCGTTTCACGAAACTTTGTCTACTTACGTGCTTGTGCTAATTCTTCCTTGCTATTAAAAACAGTTATGAATAGATTTCCCTTGTTTTGCAAAGTACAAGCTTTCGTGCCGACCCTATCCCTCCAAAATCACTTGATTCATTAATTGTCATAATAGAAGGTTAGGTTAGGATAGAACTGGATCTTTACATAaacgaactgttttcataaaagCAGGTTAGGTTACTGCCATCCTCACAAAGACGAACTGTTGTCATAAAatcaggttaggttagaactgcgactcccacaaagacgaactgttgccagaaatgcaggttagattaggttagaactgcgacccccacaAATATGGATTGTTAGAAAAGTAGGGTAAGTTAGGTTAGGCttgatattaaataaagttaatattggGTAACTTACGCATTAATACCTAGTATAAGTTTTATGATATTTGGATTTAGGCTATATGGGTTATGCGTATAGAAGGATTCAACATAAGAATCTTATGACATTTAACTTGTAGGATGGAAATTTCTTAGACAAGACAAGTATATGCGCATAAAAAATATGGATATTCGAATTAAGGCTATGCGGGTTATGCGTATAGAAGGATTCGACATAAGAATCTTATGACATTTCGCCTGTAGGATGGAAATTTATCAGACAAGACAAGTGTATTCGCATAGCCTATAAGGGTTATGCGTAGTGAAGGATTCGATATAAGAATTTTATGACATTTAACCTGTATGGCGAAAATCTTCTAAGCAAGACAAGTTTCGCATAAAAATTAAGATAGTCAATTTATTCGGATCAATAGTTACGCCAAACGTTGCTATGCCAATAGCTATTATGCGAAGTAAATATAGGCAAGAAATTTTTATGATTTCGAATATAGACCTGAATTTCGAAAATAATCTGGTTAAACGTTGAATGTAAGTTGACAATAGCAAATGTGTAATGATTATTAACGAGAATGAAGTGTGTGGTGATGgactttaatataaaggtccgtGGATTTACAGAAACGACCCTCGGCGTGAAGATAAACGCCCAGGATGACGCCGTGTCCCCGTTCCTCGTGGAGCTGGGCCGAGTAACCCAGGTAGTGACGGAGCGCATCTTCCGCCTTTGGCTGCAACCGGCGTGGCTGTTTCGGTGCTCCCCGCAGTACCGCCAGCAGCGAACCAGCTGTGAGGTCTTACACGGGTTCACAGATCACGTAAGTTTTTGTAAACTTGATTCAGCTATTCAAATGAATATAGAACGACTAGTTTCTTCCCGCGACTTCATTTGCgtggaataatgatgatgattgataaaaactacccGATATCCTTCTTCGAgcttcaaactatctccatacatctaaatcggttcagcgacTTAActgtgaagaggtaacagatacAGACAGAGATAGGATAGGGATATAAGAATATGTAaagaaaaaggaaaaataaaaccGAGAATAATCTGAAACCTTCCTTAAGCGATGTAGGAATATGATGAACCTCCTTAAATAGTCTTTGCAATTTTGTAGGTGATAATGAAGAAACGCGAAGAACTAAAAACTCaacaaaaaaatcctaaagcAGATCGAACCATTGGTAAGTAAACGACGTAAAATGACCTCTGGCATGAAAACCAAAAGAAAGAAGACAAGTGTATCCAAAAACAGTCGAGAAGCGAGTGTCGCTGGACGGAGAGATCAACGAGGTTATTGTCTCTCATTTTACGCGGCGGTATGCTTCGTGTGTCCTATTCAGGGCTAACAGAGATTCAGTTCTGTGAAAGCTGGGACTAAAGTATATGAACCAATTGTAAAGTTGAGCCACACCCTATTTAAAAACAAGGTCTATTAAGTTCTGTTAAAAGCAGTCCCTGCACTCAAGGCATAACCACGTAAATGTGAGcgtataaaatttactttattttacacaaaGAATAGCCGTCATATGGCCCAGACCTCAACCCTCtggataaagataagataaagatagtttattattcaagtaggcatattacaatgcacttatgaacgttaaataaagctacaccggctctaaccctacacctctgacccgagaagatttaaatccctccttgAATTGGAgtagggtatcccaatatggaccggcaagaaattcggcgggacacatcttttcaaaacattacatcttataattaacatgcattaaataaggtaaataaaatacaatttagattactacagaaatcatgcaattacatacagtagctacttttctttatagaaaatttataaaaaaatatatgtatgctACACACAATGAAATGCTTAAATTCAACCCGCAATGCTGCGCGGTGACATTTCATTCTTCTTCAATTAAAATTCAGATCAGTAAATTCATTAGTAAAACCAGTATCTATTACTACATAGGAAGGACTATATGTGAATCACTAGAGAACCATTTTTGCACGACAGTGGTGGAACCAGATATGACGGTCGTGCGTGCCGCCATTGATTACTGGCCTTGTAGTGGTCTGTGTTCATGCTAGAGGAggtaatttgtaaatagtaggtCGTGATATGATCAATGACTTCTCTCGATGCATTTTAACGCGACTAACAATGATTAGTGATTCTTTTATTAAAACATACCGTAgattaaacaaaatatacaatGTATTGTAACATTGTCATTGACAGACTTATCAGATTACGACTCCAAGTCATTCCTCGAGCTGCTGATTCACTTCTCGGGCACCGAGGGTGGGTACAGCAATGAGGAGTTGCGGGAAGAAATCCTGACACTCATCATTGGAAGCACCGATTCTACCGCTTCCACCATCGGATATGCACTCGACCTTCTGGCCAAGTATCCTCATATACAAGACAAGGTCCATGCAGAGTAAGTTCTTCTCAATCTATTTTTGTACTTTACAATCATTCTCCACCGGTTATTTTGACTAGCTCGTTGGTCACTCTTATTGGCTACCTACCCACGATTCCTCCATCTTCTATTTCAATGACATAATTCTACATTCTCTAAGCTATCATCTCAGGTATTCCTACCAATTTAATTTTACTCCGGGAGACGGTGTTCCTGATACAACCTTGGAGACAGATATCTAACATAGCAAGTTGAATTTATTAGTGATCATTTCTTAAATATTCCTCATTACTACCCAAGGAAAGGTCACCACTAGGGGTTCCGTACAATGCTGCTATCCAAATGttttttatagcttattatttgtaatttgtttaaatatattaaacagcCCATCACAATAAGTTCACAAAACAGTTGAAAATTGTACGTGTTTGTAAGTAGATTAGACGAAGTTTTCGGCGACTCTGACCGACTCCTCCAAAAAGAGGACTTAATGCAGCTGAAGTACCTGGACTGTGTTATCAAGGAAACGCTCCGACTGTTCCCGCCAGCGCCGTTCCTCATCAGGAAGGTCGAGGAGGAAGTTACCTTACGTAAGTTACGTATTAGAAAGGAAGGCTGGTAACCCtcatatattttaattcaaaaatcaGAATGGAGTGTTTCTGCAAACTGAAATTTATGTACAAAAAGTACATCAATAGCAAGGGGCGGACATGTTATAGGACGAAAATGCGCACAGCATGTCTGTGTATATTCAACAATGTGTATCAAACTCCTATGGTTAGGGCAAttagttgaaaatattttggcgAAACCACGGaaacaaagaaaaaagtaattatttattaaaatttgttgAGTTAAAGCACCCATACATGGCACAATACAATGGCATTTTTAACTTTCCGTCATGGTGTCGCTAATCAACGTAACCGAACTCATACTCTGTCAATCTGTAGTGAATCTGCCGGCGCGCATGTCTATATGGAATAATGTTACTTATCCTAAGTCACCAGCTGAGGTTTTATTAATGATTTAGATTTCCGAAGCGCTAGTAGATTCAGGTTACTTAATGGTTAGTCGTACGTGTagaataaacatatttttttcctgcAGCATCAGGATACGTGCTGCCCGCTGGCAGTGGCATAGCAGCCTCCGTGTGGGGCACACAACGAAACCCCAAGTACTGGGGCCCCGACGCGGACGCGTTCAACCCAGACCGCTTCCTGCCGGAGCGAGTTGCACTGAAGCACCCCTGCGCATTCATGGCGTTCAGCATCGGCCCGAGGAATTGCATTGGTAATAAGCATTGTCAAGCGTCTGAGAGGCTGATGACACGATAGCGGAATCAATAGTGAAACTTACAAAGCTGACGGTCTCTTGTCGAATGGAACTTCTTTCTCTTTCCAGTACATTCGTATTCGCGATAACCTTTTCGAACACGTTTTAGCCATTTAGCTCTGACCAAGgttcggaaaccggttaaatttctaaacctttatcatgtacttggcgcaaaactttattaatttcggtttcgatagaaaaaccgttatttttaaaccgataTTTATGAGAAGAGTTCTTCTCAAATTAAACGgattagagcaataaaaaccggttgcTTCCTATGTCAGtatatgtttacgtggcacatcTACAGCCAGCCGGCCgaccgtttcgtcgctcgtcgaataaaccggttttttaggttacaataaagtacataaaacgttcgcgttcttataaaagttcggagaaaaaccgaaataaaccagTATTTACCGGTATATTataaccggttccgagccttggctCTGACATAATAATTTTctagtatttttgtaaaatggTCAGCTTTTTACATACGAGTAGTATTAGCTTTGTGGCATGGGTTCAATGGGCGGAGGCGACTTTTAGCTGATGATATTTTTGTAGCTGCATTATCTTTACTGTCACATCTTCTCAAGAAAGGATCAATGCCTTCTTTAGGCTGCGTTTTCAGCAAAGCTGTGCGAGATACCTAAGTGGTGCGACGAACCATAGAGCAAGGATATGGCACGATGTGAAAgattccaccagagatgtgctatgtaACTGAGCGGTGCGGGCGGGCTCTTTTCAAATAAGCGAGCGGGGTGGGTGGATGAGACAGAagcatatttttagggttccgtagccaaatggcaaaaaacggaacccttatagattcgtcatgtccgtctgtctgtccgattctgtcacagccacttttttccgaaactataagagctgtactgttcaaacttagtaagtggatgtattctatgaaccgcattaagattttcacacaaaaatagaaaaaaaacaataaattttgggggttccccatacttagaactgaaactcaaaaaatcttttttcatcaaacccatacgtgtggggtatctatggataggtcttcaaaaatgatattgaggtttctaatatcatttttttctaaactgaatagtttgcgcgagagacacttccaaagtggtaaaaagtgtgtccccccccccgtaacttctaaaataacagaatgaaaaatctaaaaaaatatatgatatacattgccatgtaaacttccaccgaaaattggtttgaatgagatctagtaagtagt
Proteins encoded:
- the LOC133528795 gene encoding cytochrome P450 4C1-like, yielding MIWWVLIPLLWFLTFRYRRRRMYQLAARVPSVRELPLIGAAYKFMGNTEDIMSSLKELSYFAIENGGLMKAWLGPILYFISVDPVDLEMVMRTCLEKDDLHRFTRPVIGYGTIFAPVSIWRQRRKILQPAFKPKIVESFVPVFARQSMKLARKLGEAGGREVKLRPYIGSYTLDTTCETTLGVKINAQDDAVSPFLVELGRVTQVVTERIFRLWLQPAWLFRCSPQYRQQRTSCEVLHGFTDHVIMKKREELKTQQKNPKADRTIDLSDYDSKSFLELLIHFSGTEGGYSNEELREEILTLIIGSTDSTASTIGYALDLLAKYPHIQDKVHAELDEVFGDSDRLLQKEDLMQLKYLDCVIKETLRLFPPAPFLIRKVEEEVTLPSGYVLPAGSGIAASVWGTQRNPKYWGPDADAFNPDRFLPERVALKHPCAFMAFSIGPRNCIGHQYAMMSIKSALSSVLRFHLVKGTVEAGNKPHIRVKIDVMMKAVNGHELTLERRRLRRAQQDL